A genomic region of Mus musculus strain C57BL/6J chromosome 7, GRCm38.p6 C57BL/6J contains the following coding sequences:
- the Olfr628 gene encoding olfactory receptor 628 yields MPHLNSTIFRPSVLTLTGIPGLESVQFWIGIPFCIMYIIALLGNSLLLVVIKVERSLHEPMYLFLAMLGATDISLSTSILPKMLGIFWFHLPTIYFDACLLQMWLIHTFQGIESGILFAMAMDRYVAICYPLRHASIFTQRLLTQIGVGVTLRAALFVAPCLFLIKCRLKFYWTTVVSHSYCEHMAIVKLAAEDVHVNKIYGLFVAFSILGLDIIFITLSYIRIFITVFKLPQKEARLKAFNTCVAHICVFLEFYLLAFFSFFTHRFGYHVPSYIHILLSNLYLLVPPLLNPIVYGVKTKQIRDQVSKILYCNYSY; encoded by the coding sequence ATGCCCCATCTCAACAGCACCATCTTCAGGCCTTCAGTGCTGACTCTGACTGGGATTCCTGGCTTGGAGTCTGTGCAGTTCTGGATTGGGATTCCTTTCTGTATCATGTACATCATTGCACTTTTGGGGAATTCTCTACTCCTAGTTGTCATCAAAGTTGAGCGAAGCCTCCATGAGCCCATGTACCTCTTTCTAGCAATGCTTGGAGCAACAGATATTTCTCTTAGCACTTCCATCTTACCAAAAATGCTAGGGATATTCTGGTTTCACCTTCCAACCATATACTTTGATGCCTGCCTCTTACAGATGTGGCTGATTCACACCTTCCAGGGTATTGAATCAGGCATCTTGTTTGCCATGGCAATGGACCGTTATGTGGCAATCTGTTATCCTCTAAGACATGCATCCATCTTTACCCAGCGACTCCTCACTCAAATAGGAGTAGGAGTCACACTCAGAGCAGCCCTGTTTGTAGCTCCATGTCTCTTTCTCATCAAATGCAGGTTGAAATTCTACTGGACCACTGTTGTTTCTCATTCATACTGTGAGCATATGGCCATTGTGAAGCTGGCAGCAGAAGATGTTCATGTCAACAAGATCTATGGTCTGTTTGTGGCCTTCAGTATACTTGGACTAGACATAATTTTCATCACACTTTCCTACATTAGAATATTTATAACTGTCTTCAAGCTCCCTCAAAAGGAAGCAAGACTCAAAGCCTTTAATACATGCGTTGCCCATATTTGTGTCTTCTTGGAGTTTTACCTTCtggccttcttctccttctttacaCATAGGTTTGGCTACCATGTTCCATCTTACATTCACATTCTCCTGTCCAACCTTTACCTACTTGTCCCACCTTTGCTCAATCCTATTGTTTATGGTGTGAAGACCAAACAGATTCGAGATCAAGTGTCCAAAATTTTGTATTGTAATTATTCTTATtga